In Chloroflexota bacterium, the DNA window GGGCGTCAGAGTCGGTGTTGGCGTGGGTGTGTCGGTGGGTGTGACCGGCGTTGAGGTGGGCGTGTCCGTGTTCGTCGGCGTCAGTGACGGCGTGGTTGTGAGCGTGTCGGTCGGAACGGGCGTGATGGTAGCGACCGACACCGCCGGGGGACGCGGGGTGTTGGTGGAAATAGTGACTTGTGGATCGCGCTGGCAAGCAGTGGCCAGTAAGCAGTAAACAGTGAAAAGTAAAAAGGGAAGGCGGAACTTCATCGAGTGGACACAAAAGCCGCCGACAGAAACCAGTCGGCGGGTGAGCGGGATTATACCATTTGGCATTCGTAACCCAACTGTAGGGGCGAAGCAGTCGCAGGCGATGTTATGAATTCATTAGGGTATTTGCCCCGCGAAGTGTGCTTCGCCCTTATAAAGCAGGAGTTGTTGGCGGCAAAAACTGGTGAACCACGTCCAGTATCTCTGCTTTGGCGAAAGGCTTGAAGATACACCGGGCCGCGCCGAGGGCCAGCGCCTCTTCAACATAGGCCGGCGAACCGGCGGCGGTGACGATGATGACCGGCACATCGGCCAGGTGCGGTTTCTCTTTCAACTCTTCCAGCACGGCCAGGCCGTCCATGATCGGCATCATGATGTCGGAAATCACCAGGTCGGGCTTGTCGGCTTCCATTGCCGGAATCATTTGCGTCCCGTCAACAACGGCAGTGACCCGGTAGCCGTCGCTTTCCAGAATCAAAGTGAGCAGGCGGCGTATCATGACTTCGTCATCGGCAATGAGAATATGGTGGGACATGAGACGATTATACTTTTTTTGATACCCCGCGTAAAATGAAGCGCACACCAGAAGAACATGCCCGTCTCTCGACCCCTGTTGACTCTTGCTCTGCTTCTGCTGGCCGCCCTGGCCTGCTCGCGCACCGCGCCCCAATCTGATCCGGGCGGCGGGCCGGTGAGTCACGTCACGGTAGTAGGCGGCGGCGAGGCCTTGCCCGTCACACCGCATACCAGCACGCCCAACTCGCCCATCGTCAGCGGCCAGGTTTACCCGACGAAAGAAGTCGTGGGCACACCCACGCCCGACGCTACGCGGCCCTCACCCCGGAGTGACAGCCCTCAAGGCTACATCGTCCAACCCGGCGACACGCTTGGCTCCATCGCCGAGCGTTATAGTGTGACGGTGGCTGAGATCATGACAGCCAACAATTTACAGAGCGACGTGCTCTCGGTCGGCCAACAGCTTACCATCCCTGCGGCCTCGCTTGCGCCTGCGCCCGACTATAAGATCATCCCGGACTCGGAACTTGTGTACTCGCCGTCGGTCATCGGATTCGACGTTGAAGCCGTCGTGAACAGGTTTGGCGGTTATCTGGCGAGTTACGTCGAAACAGATCGCGACGGCGTGACTCGAACCGGCGCGCAGACCGTGCAAGTGGTGGCCGAACGCTATTCGGTGAACCCGCGCTTGTTGCTGGCCCTGCTGGAGCATATGTCGGGCTGGGTCACCATCAAGTTCCCGCCAGAGGATACGCTCATCTATCCGTTCGGCCACTTTGAGCCGGGCAAGGAAGGACTCTTGCGCCAACTTAGTTGGGCGGCAGACGAACTCAACGCCGGTTACTATGGCTGGCGTGAGAACAAACTGGCCGCGCTTCCCTTCAACGACGGCGGAACTCTGGCCGTCGCGCCAAGCGTCAATGCTGGCACCGTCGCCCTGCAATACTTTTTTACCAACCACTTCGCCGGCGGCGACTGGATGCGGCAGGTTCAACCCGGCGGCTTCGATCTCACTTACTCGACTCTCTTCGGCAATCCGTTTGCTTACGCTTTCGAGCCGCTCATGCCAACCGGCCTGGCTCAGCCCGCCCTCGACTGGCCGTTTGAAAAACAAGAGGTATGGTACTTCACCGGCGGGCCGCACGGCGGCTGGGACTCCGGCTCGGCCTGGGCCGCTCTCGACTTTGCGCCCGACACTGAAGGCTGCCAGATCGCCGAACAGTGGGTGGTGGCCGCCGCCGACGGCCTCATCGCGCGTTCCGGCGAGGGCGCGGTTCTTCAGGATTTGGACGGCGACGGCTTCGAGCAAACCGGCTGGACGCTTTTCTACATGCACATCGGCGCGACGGATCGCGTTTCCTCTGGCACGTTTTTACGCAAAGGTGATCGTGTCGGCCACCCGTCCTGTGAGGGCGGCTTTTCCAACGG includes these proteins:
- a CDS encoding response regulator — translated: MSHHILIADDEVMIRRLLTLILESDGYRVTAVVDGTQMIPAMEADKPDLVISDIMMPIMDGLAVLEELKEKPHLADVPVIIVTAAGSPAYVEEALALGAARCIFKPFAKAEILDVVHQFLPPTTPAL
- a CDS encoding LysM peptidoglycan-binding domain-containing protein, which produces MPVSRPLLTLALLLLAALACSRTAPQSDPGGGPVSHVTVVGGGEALPVTPHTSTPNSPIVSGQVYPTKEVVGTPTPDATRPSPRSDSPQGYIVQPGDTLGSIAERYSVTVAEIMTANNLQSDVLSVGQQLTIPAASLAPAPDYKIIPDSELVYSPSVIGFDVEAVVNRFGGYLASYVETDRDGVTRTGAQTVQVVAERYSVNPRLLLALLEHMSGWVTIKFPPEDTLIYPFGHFEPGKEGLLRQLSWAADELNAGYYGWRENKLAALPFNDGGTLAVAPSVNAGTVALQYFFTNHFAGGDWMRQVQPGGFDLTYSTLFGNPFAYAFEPLMPTGLAQPALDWPFEKQEVWYFTGGPHGGWDSGSAWAALDFAPDTEGCQIAEQWVVAAADGLIARSGEGAVLQDLDGDGFEQTGWTLFYMHIGATDRVSSGTFLRKGDRVGHPSCEGGFSNGTHLHFARKYNGEWVAADGAIPFNLAGWTMISAWREYDGWLRNGDTQLEAQDLDLALEAGAARRAGERSAVHDLDGDAA